A single genomic interval of Natronincola ferrireducens harbors:
- a CDS encoding HpcH/HpaI aldolase family protein, translating into MLQLNEVFDNKVKWMLKDKKKTIGAWLQIGSPFTSEIFAKAGFDWLMIDMEHGPGDIMTLISQLQAMSKYGTVPLVRAPWNDFVAIKKILDAGVYGILVPYVNNKKEAEAAVAACRYPTMGVRGVAPSPRAGGFGMNSANYLENANNEIMVMVAIETPEAVENIEEIVQVENLDGIFIGPMDLATSMGSFCNPNSQEVKEAISKVEKAVLKTDKFLGTVAGNIEQATVLYEKGYSFVVTMSDSTTLGKLAINTVKQFREQYSSR; encoded by the coding sequence ATGCTACAATTAAATGAGGTGTTTGACAATAAAGTCAAATGGATGCTTAAAGACAAGAAAAAGACAATAGGTGCTTGGTTGCAAATAGGAAGCCCATTTACTTCAGAAATATTTGCAAAAGCAGGTTTTGATTGGTTAATGATTGACATGGAACATGGGCCTGGAGATATTATGACTTTGATATCGCAATTACAAGCTATGAGTAAATATGGAACAGTACCTTTGGTTAGAGCACCTTGGAATGACTTTGTTGCCATCAAAAAGATTTTAGATGCAGGAGTATATGGTATATTAGTTCCGTATGTAAATAATAAAAAAGAAGCAGAAGCAGCTGTGGCAGCTTGCAGATATCCTACGATGGGAGTTCGTGGTGTTGCTCCAAGCCCAAGAGCAGGAGGCTTTGGAATGAATAGTGCTAATTATTTAGAAAATGCCAATAACGAGATAATGGTAATGGTAGCTATTGAGACACCAGAAGCTGTGGAAAATATTGAGGAGATAGTCCAAGTTGAAAATTTAGATGGAATATTTATTGGACCAATGGATTTAGCTACTTCCATGGGAAGTTTTTGTAATCCAAATTCTCAAGAAGTCAAAGAAGCAATAAGTAAAGTTGAAAAGGCTGTTTTGAAAACAGATAAATTTTTAGGAACTGTGGCTGGTAACATTGAGCAGGCAACTGTACTTTATGAAAAAGGGTATAGCTTTGTAGTGACTATGTCTGATAGTACAACATTAGGAAAGCTTGCTATAAACACAGTAAAGCAATTTAGAGAGCAATATTCTTCTAGATAA